In one window of Ptiloglossa arizonensis isolate GNS036 chromosome 5, iyPtiAriz1_principal, whole genome shotgun sequence DNA:
- the LOC143147641 gene encoding uncharacterized protein CG3556 isoform X1: protein MRGRPSMAAVMILLLLTCLCTLDVVHGEGNMAEVGSSDTEAEGILERATAWLWSQRDKDAGWGNDTHRVLLVLRLGNLSREDNVAPAPPLELQLSSKQMELEIVMQLWRHREISFSPVRLARYTLALNAMCTDPRQFHGHDLIGTLQHHEPSTYYEFALTTLATCNAQAHVRKRQIHRLLNIANAAQDHNVDTVAMVILALKCIVQDHRYRNLHHFVRKPPIGLAQQQRLDGSFGDLRTTALVMQALKEAENEPANNWNRSAALMWLSNQQRTDGSFAGDVRVTAEALLGVTPRSLASIRTLDCGQGPTDTSPSRLTTTTTTTTTTSNGNGNGNGNGNGNGNEPTISSNHSEAVSVASGSNSSNGSTGNEGGNGNSGTNGNKGNNAGNSFNANNTDNTAIVGTTAPVMVNVSYTLWVGNNVNETYNLTVTAPKNETFYEVMLLAAEMSPHFQFAASEWPNGHYVHTIAGYKEEPMSYHYWLLYRLPTPPEPSSPPGNQLVAPGGVDDLQISEGEHYLFWYKKL, encoded by the exons ATGCGGGGAAGACCGAGTATGGCAGCGGTGATGATCCTTCTACTTTTAACGTGCTTGTGCACGCTCGACGTGGTTCACGGTGAAG GGAACATGGCGGAGGTCGGTTCGAGCGACACGGAAGCGGAGGGTATTTTGGAACGCGCGACTGCGTGGCTGTGGAGTCAGCGCGACAAAGACGCCGGTTGGGGGAACGATACTCATCGGGTGCTGTTGGTTCTACGACTGGGTAACCTCTCGCGGGAGGATAACGTCGCTCCCGCGCCACCGCTCGAGTTGCAGCTCAGCAGCAAACAGATGGAGCTGGAAATAGTTATGCAACTTTGGAG GCACAGAGAGATCAGTTTCTCCCCGGTCCGATTGGCGCGCTACACCCTCGCCTTAAACGCCATGTGCACGGACCCGAGACAATTTCACGGTCACGATCTGATCGGAACGCTCCAGCATCACGAGCCGTCCACGTACTACGAGTTCGCTCTCACTACACTGGCCACGTGTAACGCGCAAGCTCACGTGCGAAAGAGACAGATACATCGATTGCTGAACATCGCGAACGCCGCTCAGGATCACAACGTTG ACACCGTCGCGATGGTGATCCTGGCCCTGAAGTGTATCGTCCAAGACCACAGATATCGAAATCTCCATCACTTCGTGCGCAAACCGCCGATCGGTTTGGCGCAACAACAGAGACTCGACGGCAGCTTCGGTGATCTCCGTACCACGGCTTTGGTGATGCAAGCTCTCAAGGAGGCCGAGAACGAACCGGCAAACAATTGGAATCGATCGGCCGCCTTGATGTGGCTGTCGAATCAACAACGAACCGATGGTTCCTTCGCCGGTGATGTCCGCGTGACAGCCGAAGCTCTTCTCGGCGTGACACCGCGTAGTTTGGCGAGTATCAGAACCCTCGATTGTGGCCAAGGACCCACCGATACCTCACCATCGCGACTGACCACAaccacaaccaccaccaccaccaccagtaATGGTAATGGTAATGGTAATGGTAATGGTAATGGCAATGGTAACG AGCCGACGATCTCGAGCAATCACAGCGAAGCTGTGTCGGTGGCTTCCGGAAGCAACTCGAGCAACGGAAGTACCGGGAACGAGGGTGGAAACGGAAATAGCGGGACTAACGGGAACAAGGGGAACAACGCTGGGAACTCGTTCAACGCCAATAATACGGATAACACCGCGATCGTTGGTACCACGGCCCCGGTTATGGTGAACGTTTCGTACACTCTCTGGGTCGGCAATAACGTGAACGAGACGTACAATTTGACAGTGACCGCACCCAAGAACGAAACGTTCTACGAGGTGATGCTTCTTGCCGCGGAAATGTCCCCGCATTTTCAGTTCGCCGCTTCCGAATGGCCAAACGGCCATTACGTTCACACGATAGCCGGTTACAAGGAGGAGCCGATGTCCTATCACTATTGGCTACTTTATCGACTCCCAACGCCACCGGAACCCTCTTCGCCACCGGGTAATCAACTAGTTGCCCCCGGAG GCGTCGATGATCTGCAAATCAGCGAAGGCGAACATTATCTCTTTTGGTATAAGAAACTATGA
- the LOC143147641 gene encoding uncharacterized protein CG3556 isoform X2 — translation MRGRPSMAAVMILLLLTCLCTLDVVHGEGNMAEVGSSDTEAEGILERATAWLWSQRDKDAGWGNDTHRVLLVLRLGNLSREDNVAPAPPLELQLSSKQMELEIVMQLWRHREISFSPVRLARYTLALNAMCTDPRQFHGHDLIGTLQHHEPSTYYEFALTTLATCNAQAHVRKRQIHRLLNIANAAQDHNVDTVAMVILALKCIVQDHRYRNLHHFVRKPPIGLAQQQRLDGSFGDLRTTALVMQALKEAENEPANNWNRSAALMWLSNQQRTDGSFAGDVRVTAEALLGVTPRSLASIRTLDCGQGPTDTSPSRLTTTTTTTTTTSNEPTISSNHSEAVSVASGSNSSNGSTGNEGGNGNSGTNGNKGNNAGNSFNANNTDNTAIVGTTAPVMVNVSYTLWVGNNVNETYNLTVTAPKNETFYEVMLLAAEMSPHFQFAASEWPNGHYVHTIAGYKEEPMSYHYWLLYRLPTPPEPSSPPGNQLVAPGGVDDLQISEGEHYLFWYKKL, via the exons ATGCGGGGAAGACCGAGTATGGCAGCGGTGATGATCCTTCTACTTTTAACGTGCTTGTGCACGCTCGACGTGGTTCACGGTGAAG GGAACATGGCGGAGGTCGGTTCGAGCGACACGGAAGCGGAGGGTATTTTGGAACGCGCGACTGCGTGGCTGTGGAGTCAGCGCGACAAAGACGCCGGTTGGGGGAACGATACTCATCGGGTGCTGTTGGTTCTACGACTGGGTAACCTCTCGCGGGAGGATAACGTCGCTCCCGCGCCACCGCTCGAGTTGCAGCTCAGCAGCAAACAGATGGAGCTGGAAATAGTTATGCAACTTTGGAG GCACAGAGAGATCAGTTTCTCCCCGGTCCGATTGGCGCGCTACACCCTCGCCTTAAACGCCATGTGCACGGACCCGAGACAATTTCACGGTCACGATCTGATCGGAACGCTCCAGCATCACGAGCCGTCCACGTACTACGAGTTCGCTCTCACTACACTGGCCACGTGTAACGCGCAAGCTCACGTGCGAAAGAGACAGATACATCGATTGCTGAACATCGCGAACGCCGCTCAGGATCACAACGTTG ACACCGTCGCGATGGTGATCCTGGCCCTGAAGTGTATCGTCCAAGACCACAGATATCGAAATCTCCATCACTTCGTGCGCAAACCGCCGATCGGTTTGGCGCAACAACAGAGACTCGACGGCAGCTTCGGTGATCTCCGTACCACGGCTTTGGTGATGCAAGCTCTCAAGGAGGCCGAGAACGAACCGGCAAACAATTGGAATCGATCGGCCGCCTTGATGTGGCTGTCGAATCAACAACGAACCGATGGTTCCTTCGCCGGTGATGTCCGCGTGACAGCCGAAGCTCTTCTCGGCGTGACACCGCGTAGTTTGGCGAGTATCAGAACCCTCGATTGTGGCCAAGGACCCACCGATACCTCACCATCGCGACTGACCACAaccacaaccaccaccaccaccaccagtaATG AGCCGACGATCTCGAGCAATCACAGCGAAGCTGTGTCGGTGGCTTCCGGAAGCAACTCGAGCAACGGAAGTACCGGGAACGAGGGTGGAAACGGAAATAGCGGGACTAACGGGAACAAGGGGAACAACGCTGGGAACTCGTTCAACGCCAATAATACGGATAACACCGCGATCGTTGGTACCACGGCCCCGGTTATGGTGAACGTTTCGTACACTCTCTGGGTCGGCAATAACGTGAACGAGACGTACAATTTGACAGTGACCGCACCCAAGAACGAAACGTTCTACGAGGTGATGCTTCTTGCCGCGGAAATGTCCCCGCATTTTCAGTTCGCCGCTTCCGAATGGCCAAACGGCCATTACGTTCACACGATAGCCGGTTACAAGGAGGAGCCGATGTCCTATCACTATTGGCTACTTTATCGACTCCCAACGCCACCGGAACCCTCTTCGCCACCGGGTAATCAACTAGTTGCCCCCGGAG GCGTCGATGATCTGCAAATCAGCGAAGGCGAACATTATCTCTTTTGGTATAAGAAACTATGA